The following coding sequences lie in one Benincasa hispida cultivar B227 chromosome 6, ASM972705v1, whole genome shotgun sequence genomic window:
- the LOC120080196 gene encoding omega-hydroxypalmitate O-feruloyl transferase — MGSFNQEAAPLLPQDLKVSIKECSVVFPSQLEAQKESTLFLTNIDQVLDFNVETVHFFAPHAKFPPHVVIEKIKSTFSNLLVPYHFLAGRLKVNRENGRFEIDCNGVGAGFVVASSDYSLDEIGDMVYPNPAFHHLVTKSLDALFKPDDQPLVILQVTLFKCGGFAMGFSTNHCTLDGLSFKLFLDNFAALADNKPLAVTPCHDRHLLAARSPPRVTFPHHELLKLDSPLPSPDSSNASVFEATPQDLDFKIFKLTATDIATLKQKAQPITTGGSDDGHGGKKFRITGFNVVTALVWRCKALSLDAEDNHERPSTLLYAVDIRSRMDPPLPTSYCGNAVLTVYATAKCKELEDGPFSRVVEMVSEAAARMTDEYARSAIDWGELYKGFPNGEFLVSSWWRLGFAEVEYPWGKPRYSCPVVCHRKDIILLFPDMNESGKTNNGVNVLVALPKKQMEKFHTLFKEFMA, encoded by the exons ATGGGAAGCTTCAACCAAGAGGCTGCACCTCTTCTTCCACAAGACTTGAAAGTAAGCATCAAAGAGTGTAGTGTAGTATTTCCATCCCAATTAGAAGCCCAAAAAGAGTCAACATTATTCTTGACAAACATAGACCAAGTCCTCGACTTCAATGTTGAAACAGTCCATTTCTTTGCACCCCACGCCAAATTTCCACCTCATGTTGTCATTGAGAAAATCAAAAGCACTTTTTCAAATCTCTTAGTGCCCTATCACTTCTTGGCTGGAAGACTGAAAGTTAACCGTGAAAATGGGCGATTTGAGATTGATTGCAATGGGGTTGGGGCTGGCTTTGTGGTGGCCTCAAGTGATTACTCTTTGGATGAGATTGGAGATATGGTTTACCCTAATCCTGCCTTTCACCACCTTGTTACTAAGTCTTTGGATGCCCTTTTCAAGCCTGATGACCAACCACTTGTCATTCTTCAG GTTACTTTATTCAAATGTGGTGGCTTCGCAATGGGCTTTTCAACGAACCACTGCACACTTGACGGCCTGAGCTTCAAGCTGTTCTTAGACAACTTTGCCGCTCTTGCTGATAACAAGCCCCTGGCTGTGACTCCTTGCCATGACAGACACCTCCTGGCCGCGCGATCACCGCCACGTGTCACTTTTCCACATCATGAACTCCTCAAGCTTGACAGTCCATTGCCCTCTCCGGACTCATCAAACGCCTCAGTCTTTGAAGCCACCCCACAAGATCTTGACTTCAAGATCTTCAAGCTGACTGCCACAGACATTGCCACCCTTAAACAAAAGGCACAACCTATCACCACCGGCGGCAGTGACGACGGCCATGGTGGCAAGAAGTTTCGCATCACTGGATTTAACGTTGTCACAGCACTTGTCTGGCGGTGCAAGGCACTGTCGTTGGATGCCGAAGACAACCATGAAAGACCATCCACGTTGCTGTACGCCGTGGATATAAG ATCAAGAATGGACCCACCATTGCCAACGTCGTATTGCGGGAACGCGGTGTTGACAGTATACGCCACTGCAAAATGCAAGGAGCTGGAAGACGGGCCATTTTCGAGGGTGGTGGAGATGGTGTCGGAGGCAGCGGCGAGGATGACGGACGAGTACGCAAGATCGGCCATAGACTGGGGAGAGCTTTACAAGGGGTTTCCAAATGGGGAGTTCTTAGTATCTTCATGGTGGAGATTAGGGTTTGCAGAGGTTGAATATCCATGGGGAAAACCAAGGTATAGTTGTCCTGTGGTGTGTCACAGAAAGGACATCATTTTGCTATTTCCAGACATGAATGAAAGTGGAAAAACCAATAATGGAGTGAATGTTTTGGTGGCTCTTCCTAAGAAGCAGATGGAGAAGTTTCATACTCTCTTCAAGGAGTTTATGGCTTAA